The Candidatus Binatia bacterium genome segment CGCAGGCGTAGCGCCGGATTGGCCGTGCCTGAAAGACGGAATGCCGGTGCGCAACAAGCTGCTCTGGGTGATTGCCGGCGTGGCGGCCGGACTGACGCTCGGCCAGGGCGGTGCGGCGGCGCGCTGTACCTCAACGGAGACGTGCCTGCGGGTGATTCAGCAGGCCCAGCAGGATATGCGCACAATGGCGGCCGCATTCGTCCAGGTGAAACACGTGAGTCTCTTGGACGAGCCGCTGGTTTCAAGCGGGCGTTTCATGTTCAAAAGGCCCGACCGTATCCTGCTGACACTTGAGGAGCCGCAGCCTTTGACGGTCACGATCAAGGGCCGTGACGTGCACATCCCGAATCTGCCGGAGCGCGACCGCCAAGGCCTCGGCATGGCGCCGATGGCCGCCATGTTCACGCAATTGAGTGCGATTTTCACCGGGTCAATGCAGGCGTTGGAGCAAGGCTTCGAGGTGTCGGCTGCGGAAGATGGTGCGGCGATCCAGGTGAACCTGGTCCCGCGGC includes the following:
- a CDS encoding outer membrane lipoprotein carrier protein LolA; the encoded protein is MRNKLLWVIAGVAAGLTLGQGGAAARCTSTETCLRVIQQAQQDMRTMAAAFVQVKHVSLLDEPLVSSGRFMFKRPDRILLTLEEPQPLTVTIKGRDVHIPNLPERDRQGLGMAPMAAMFTQLSAIFTGSMQALEQGFEVSAAEDGAAIQVNLVPRQESWKRMFHSIQLRFAGPGLLAQKIRLDDALGDSLEITLSDVRRNVDIPDAMFDIGTPRAESSGQK